One Halioglobus japonicus DNA segment encodes these proteins:
- a CDS encoding TetR/AcrR family transcriptional regulator, with product MFFIFSTSNTDTTATMATDTAITARDDALRARVLSVFEQHARTVGPRNVVISELVREVGISSRTLYRLFDSKAHIVTALIDSWADIWFSRRERGLKEGLQPKQRIELLITQWMDHIGRFSAEFWLQLERDFPEAHAVYVEHYQLFMAHSRRSLLDTIRQDLNADLALSTLMVMMRHASEQNVFERCDMTRRSALHTVIDLWATGALKKEYLS from the coding sequence ATGTTTTTCATATTTTCCACAAGTAACACCGACACAACAGCAACCATGGCAACAGACACCGCGATCACTGCCCGGGACGACGCCCTACGCGCACGTGTTCTGTCGGTATTTGAGCAACACGCCCGGACGGTCGGGCCACGCAATGTCGTTATTAGCGAGTTGGTCAGGGAAGTGGGCATTAGCAGCAGGACGCTATATCGATTGTTCGACAGCAAAGCGCATATCGTCACCGCACTCATCGACTCCTGGGCCGACATATGGTTCTCCAGACGTGAGCGGGGATTGAAAGAGGGCTTGCAGCCTAAACAGAGGATCGAGCTTCTCATCACCCAGTGGATGGATCATATCGGCCGTTTCTCCGCTGAGTTCTGGCTGCAGTTGGAGCGCGATTTCCCCGAGGCCCATGCCGTCTATGTAGAGCACTACCAGCTTTTCATGGCACATTCACGCCGCAGTCTGCTCGATACCATCAGGCAGGACCTCAACGCTGACCTTGCCCTGTCGACTTTGATGGTAATGATGAGACACGCTAGCGAGCAAAACGTCTTTGAGCGCTGTGACATGACCCGCCGCAGCGCTCTGCACACGGTCATTGACCTGTGGGCTACCGGGGCACTGAAAAAGGAATACCTGTCATGA
- a CDS encoding sterol desaturase family protein: MTSADVYAIGAPIVVLMIAAEVAFTSARGLAHYDRSDVLGTLGLLGGNILINGITQSTIIGLYFYLYQFRLFDIALEVPLWMQWIVIFFAIDLTFYWYHRASHRVRFLWAVHMNHHCSQHMNFSVAFRQAWFGPLSKVPFFIALPLLGFDPSITAVAGVIATLWGVVGHTQVIGRLPRPFEFLFNTPSAHRVHHGSNPEYIDKNYGNIFMLWDHLFGTYAKEESPVRYGLIKNIDSNNPIKLTFYVWQQIARDLLQSRSGHERWMSVFGPPEWQRSDDAGHTVAQHH; this comes from the coding sequence ATGACCAGCGCAGACGTCTACGCCATAGGCGCGCCCATTGTGGTGCTGATGATCGCTGCAGAGGTCGCTTTCACCTCCGCGCGCGGCTTGGCCCACTACGACCGGAGCGACGTACTCGGCACGCTCGGTCTGCTAGGGGGCAACATACTCATCAACGGCATCACACAGAGCACTATCATCGGTCTGTATTTTTACCTCTATCAGTTCCGCCTGTTCGATATTGCCCTTGAGGTGCCGCTGTGGATGCAGTGGATCGTCATATTCTTCGCCATCGATCTCACGTTCTACTGGTATCACAGAGCATCCCACCGGGTGCGGTTTCTGTGGGCCGTGCATATGAATCACCACTGCAGCCAGCACATGAACTTCAGTGTCGCTTTCCGTCAGGCTTGGTTCGGTCCGCTCAGCAAGGTACCCTTCTTCATAGCACTGCCGCTGCTGGGCTTCGACCCAAGTATCACAGCCGTCGCCGGTGTTATCGCAACGCTCTGGGGCGTAGTGGGACACACACAGGTCATCGGCCGCCTGCCAAGACCGTTTGAGTTTCTGTTCAATACGCCGTCCGCGCACAGAGTGCACCACGGTAGTAACCCCGAGTATATCGACAAGAACTACGGCAACATTTTCATGCTCTGGGACCATCTATTCGGCACTTATGCCAAGGAAGAATCACCGGTGCGCTACGGCCTGATCAAGAACATTGACAGCAACAATCCGATAAAGCTCACATTTTATGTGTGGCAGCAAATAGCGCGTGATCTGCTGCAGTCCCGTTCAGGTCACGAGCGCTGGATGAGCGTGTTCGGCCCTCCTGAATGGCAGCGAAGCGATGACGCTGGACACACTGTCGCACAGCATCACTGA
- a CDS encoding TonB-dependent receptor — translation MRYSINWLDAAMGSPRGSVLMRAATIAVWALLPLTGQAQMLEEVLVTAQKRAQSLQDVPISVSAVSGEKLERAGILDFADLSAYVPNFQKADTALGPVLLIRGIGSGVNQSFEQSVVQYADDVALGRAPLARMPFMDFERVEVLRGPQNVLFGKNSIGGALSITTAEPTEAFEGRVSAEYEHDYNQQLYTGVLSGPLTGALAGRLAVRSYSDAGYYDNLTSGNQEPGRDEFSIRGKLRWDFNDAITSTLKAEHAAIEANGTPSEVFLNMPSGTGPLSFLFSGLTYPEIGELLGELTGEDVGSEDGVFNFRRSTNVEESSEIAATNITLRLEGKLGAIDVTGVTAWLEYDTDELCDCDQLGLDVLSITQSEDYQQFSQELRFTSPVGGAFDWIGGAFYQYSDLAFDSFSLVDDNNVLTALGVLGNSLGPAGAELTAIGLGANSQTGRAYDSESEIFAVFAQATWHLSAHVRMTIGARYTYEEKTASRVIDSRNTATDDFDIEQSIVVNQLLGIDLQTLGELSATQALGPEYPKGFFSTHNLDQTNSEDAFTPSLVLEWDASDSAMVYGSVASGYKSGGFDARGNREGDFFYDNETVVTYELGAKTRLFDNRAELNAAAFYTDYRDLQVSQFDGEAGFFVGNAPKAVTQGVELDGRVQLSEGLSATLSMAYLDFEFKEYEGSCSRPEFIETGVRQCDYQGRRNIFTPEWSGSLGLAYTRMIASGYSLYAGLDVSYVDEQFVEVTLYEPLQQDAYTRVNAQLGLESDRWSILLIGRNLTDEDITSYISEVTLSGGNPFYAPSYAGFYERPQTVALQFNYWFD, via the coding sequence ATGAGGTACAGCATCAATTGGCTCGATGCAGCAATGGGCTCTCCACGAGGTTCGGTTCTGATGCGAGCTGCGACGATCGCGGTGTGGGCTTTGCTGCCGCTTACCGGGCAGGCACAGATGCTGGAGGAAGTGCTGGTCACGGCTCAAAAACGTGCGCAATCTCTGCAGGATGTGCCTATTTCCGTCTCGGCGGTCAGCGGTGAAAAACTAGAGCGTGCCGGCATTCTAGACTTTGCTGACCTATCTGCCTATGTGCCGAATTTTCAAAAGGCGGATACCGCGCTGGGGCCGGTGCTGTTGATCCGGGGTATCGGCTCCGGCGTCAATCAAAGTTTTGAACAATCGGTAGTCCAGTACGCCGACGATGTTGCGCTTGGGAGGGCGCCTCTGGCCCGCATGCCGTTCATGGATTTTGAGCGTGTAGAGGTCTTGCGCGGCCCGCAGAATGTGCTGTTTGGAAAAAACAGCATCGGCGGAGCACTATCAATTACTACCGCGGAGCCCACAGAAGCCTTTGAAGGCCGTGTCTCTGCCGAGTACGAGCATGATTACAATCAGCAGCTCTATACTGGAGTCCTATCGGGACCACTCACCGGCGCATTGGCTGGACGCCTCGCGGTCCGATCGTATTCGGACGCCGGTTACTACGATAACTTGACCTCAGGCAATCAAGAGCCGGGACGGGACGAGTTCTCCATTCGTGGAAAACTGCGCTGGGATTTCAACGACGCTATCACCTCCACGTTGAAAGCTGAGCACGCTGCGATTGAGGCCAATGGCACCCCCAGTGAGGTATTTCTGAACATGCCGTCTGGCACAGGGCCTTTATCCTTTCTGTTTTCCGGTTTGACTTATCCCGAAATCGGCGAGCTGCTAGGAGAACTGACGGGCGAGGACGTCGGTTCCGAGGACGGCGTATTCAACTTCAGGCGGTCCACGAACGTCGAGGAGTCATCGGAAATCGCTGCGACCAATATCACGCTGCGGCTGGAGGGTAAACTCGGCGCTATCGATGTGACCGGCGTAACGGCGTGGCTCGAATACGACACCGACGAGCTGTGTGATTGCGATCAGTTGGGGCTTGATGTCCTGTCGATCACACAGAGTGAAGACTACCAGCAGTTCAGTCAGGAACTGCGCTTTACCTCGCCCGTCGGTGGTGCTTTCGACTGGATAGGTGGTGCGTTCTATCAATATTCGGACCTTGCTTTTGACAGTTTTAGTCTGGTTGACGATAACAATGTGTTGACCGCTCTGGGCGTGCTGGGTAACAGCCTTGGCCCGGCTGGTGCAGAGCTCACAGCGATTGGTTTGGGTGCTAATTCACAGACTGGGCGTGCATACGACTCAGAGAGTGAGATTTTCGCCGTATTCGCACAGGCCACTTGGCACCTGTCGGCCCACGTGCGTATGACAATTGGCGCCCGTTATACCTACGAGGAGAAGACGGCATCGCGTGTTATCGATAGCCGGAATACGGCGACAGACGACTTTGATATCGAACAGTCGATTGTTGTCAATCAGCTGCTGGGGATCGACCTGCAAACGCTCGGTGAGCTCAGTGCCACCCAGGCGCTGGGTCCGGAGTACCCCAAGGGCTTCTTTTCCACTCACAACCTGGATCAGACGAACAGTGAAGACGCGTTCACGCCCAGCTTGGTTCTCGAATGGGACGCCAGTGACAGCGCTATGGTCTACGGCTCTGTCGCCAGCGGCTACAAATCTGGCGGTTTTGATGCCCGTGGCAATCGCGAGGGTGATTTCTTCTACGACAATGAAACCGTGGTGACTTACGAGCTGGGTGCGAAAACCAGGCTTTTTGACAACCGTGCAGAGCTTAACGCTGCAGCCTTCTACACCGATTATCGTGATCTACAGGTCAGTCAGTTTGATGGTGAAGCCGGCTTTTTTGTTGGCAATGCGCCCAAGGCCGTGACGCAGGGCGTTGAACTGGATGGCCGGGTCCAGCTATCCGAAGGACTGTCGGCCACCCTCTCGATGGCCTATCTTGACTTCGAATTTAAGGAGTATGAGGGTTCCTGCTCCAGGCCCGAGTTTATTGAGACGGGCGTCAGGCAGTGTGACTACCAGGGCAGGCGCAATATATTTACGCCCGAGTGGTCGGGTAGCCTGGGTCTGGCCTATACCAGAATGATTGCATCTGGATACTCTTTGTACGCCGGCTTAGACGTGAGCTACGTCGACGAGCAGTTTGTCGAGGTGACCCTTTATGAACCATTGCAGCAGGATGCCTATACTCGGGTTAACGCGCAGCTGGGTCTCGAGTCGGATCGCTGGTCGATCTTGCTGATCGGCCGCAACCTGACGGATGAAGATATCACAAGCTATATTTCAGAGGTCACCCTGTCCGGCGGTAACCCGTTTTATGCACCTTCATACGCCGGCTTTTACGAACGTCCGCAGACCGTGGCGCTACAATTCAACTACTGGTTTGACTGA
- a CDS encoding LysR family transcriptional regulator, which yields MRNIRTFDLNLLKVFLAVYETGSISRAAESLHMTQPAVSLALKRLQQSINKTLFVRAPRGMTPTHCAEELFEPLQHALDIVESALENSQAFDAAASNRIFKLAFGRYGELDLLPRILSLLSSAGSSIGIQSVLDQSQTGLELVASGAIDGCFDFVKPELPQVEYAIFGQEALAVIARKGHPRIRGSITKKAYFAERHVVMTFGEERRAILEDFMSTRGGTRNIMTAVHQYLAVPPVVMKSDAIAIVPQRMAQFEGFAPSLQILPVPFHIRPLTIYLMWHSSRSNDLGWQWLRGRILDLD from the coding sequence ATGCGTAATATCAGAACGTTCGACCTTAACCTGCTCAAAGTATTCCTCGCGGTATACGAGACGGGTAGCATATCCCGGGCTGCCGAATCGCTGCATATGACGCAGCCTGCCGTGAGCCTTGCGCTTAAGCGACTGCAACAGTCCATCAACAAAACCTTGTTCGTGCGTGCGCCCAGGGGGATGACGCCAACACACTGCGCAGAAGAGCTTTTTGAGCCCTTGCAACACGCGCTAGACATCGTCGAATCGGCGCTGGAAAATTCACAAGCATTCGATGCAGCCGCTTCAAACCGCATCTTCAAATTGGCCTTCGGGCGCTATGGTGAGCTAGACCTGCTGCCCAGAATCCTCAGCCTGCTCAGCAGTGCCGGTAGTAGTATCGGGATTCAATCGGTGCTTGACCAGAGCCAGACCGGCCTTGAGCTTGTAGCCTCTGGCGCCATTGATGGGTGTTTTGACTTTGTTAAGCCAGAATTGCCGCAGGTGGAGTACGCCATTTTTGGACAGGAAGCCTTGGCAGTGATCGCCCGTAAGGGCCATCCGCGAATCCGGGGCTCGATCACTAAAAAAGCGTACTTTGCTGAACGTCACGTTGTAATGACATTCGGCGAGGAGCGGAGAGCCATCCTGGAAGACTTCATGTCCACGCGCGGCGGCACCCGGAACATAATGACGGCAGTGCATCAGTACCTTGCCGTGCCTCCCGTCGTGATGAAGTCAGATGCCATTGCCATCGTGCCTCAACGCATGGCCCAGTTCGAAGGCTTCGCGCCCAGCCTCCAAATACTGCCGGTGCCGTTTCATATACGGCCCTTAACGATCTACCTGATGTGGCACAGCTCTCGCAGTAATGATTTGGGGTGGCAGTGGTTGCGTGGCCGTATACTCGATCTGGATTGA
- a CDS encoding flavin-containing monooxygenase, with product MSDVESQANACDSDEASFVEVIVVGAGFAGIGAAIKLKEANFDFVILEKTADIGGVWRENTYPDCACDIPSSLYSFSFAPKANWSHFYARQVEIQQYAKDMVGRYGLHNSIRFHSELYEARWDSARNEWLLDTATGRYRCRYFIAATGPMHVPVTPTITGMETFSGDRFHSAQWPKSYDFSNKRVAVIGSGASAIQFLPVVRKQAQHVTLFQRTPPWVLPKLDVRISPAWQRRFERFPFLQRLLRKALYLQFELLNSGLKWSTFTRRLQSAGIRNMERAINDSSLLAKLTPDYTIGCKRILQSNTWYPALASDNVTVTDGVSHIEDGQLVAADGSTHEVDVIIFATGFEVANPPIAELIVCAGGETLAQQWAGSPNVYLGTLAEDCPNLFLTFGPNLYTFSSAFVIIEAQLKLIIRTLTQARRRQVVKLQVCAEKNRDYNVELQQALQGTVWNSGGCSSYFMDSNGRNSSNWPWTTCAMRRRFAAFRLNDCETS from the coding sequence GTGAGTGATGTAGAGTCCCAAGCAAATGCTTGCGATAGCGACGAGGCAAGTTTTGTGGAGGTGATCGTCGTTGGCGCAGGCTTTGCAGGTATTGGTGCCGCAATCAAGCTGAAGGAAGCCAACTTTGACTTCGTTATTCTCGAGAAGACAGCAGACATAGGCGGCGTGTGGCGCGAAAATACTTACCCGGATTGCGCCTGTGATATACCTTCGAGCCTATACTCTTTCTCCTTTGCGCCTAAGGCTAACTGGTCGCATTTTTATGCGCGCCAGGTAGAAATTCAACAATACGCGAAAGATATGGTAGGCCGATACGGTCTGCATAACTCTATACGCTTTCACAGCGAGTTGTATGAGGCGCGCTGGGATTCCGCCAGAAATGAGTGGCTCCTCGACACCGCCACGGGCAGGTACCGCTGCCGTTACTTCATTGCCGCCACCGGCCCGATGCACGTGCCCGTAACGCCCACAATCACGGGAATGGAGACATTCAGCGGTGATCGTTTCCATTCTGCGCAATGGCCTAAAAGTTACGATTTTTCCAACAAGCGTGTTGCGGTTATTGGCAGCGGAGCATCAGCTATACAGTTCCTTCCGGTAGTTCGCAAACAGGCGCAGCACGTGACGCTATTTCAGCGAACTCCGCCGTGGGTGCTGCCCAAGCTGGATGTGCGTATATCGCCCGCGTGGCAACGCCGATTTGAGCGCTTCCCCTTTTTGCAGCGATTGCTAAGAAAGGCGCTCTATCTCCAGTTTGAGCTGCTTAACAGCGGCCTGAAATGGTCGACTTTTACCCGACGATTGCAGTCGGCGGGTATCCGCAACATGGAAAGAGCAATCAACGATAGCTCACTGCTCGCAAAGCTGACGCCCGACTATACGATAGGTTGCAAGCGCATCTTGCAGTCCAACACCTGGTATCCGGCACTGGCTTCCGACAATGTCACGGTAACCGACGGCGTCAGCCATATCGAAGATGGTCAACTGGTCGCCGCGGACGGCTCGACCCATGAGGTCGATGTCATCATATTCGCGACTGGATTCGAGGTGGCCAACCCGCCGATCGCAGAGCTAATTGTATGTGCTGGCGGTGAGACGCTGGCGCAGCAGTGGGCTGGAAGTCCTAATGTTTATCTCGGCACCCTCGCCGAGGATTGTCCAAACCTTTTTCTTACCTTTGGTCCGAATCTCTATACGTTCTCCTCGGCGTTCGTGATTATTGAGGCGCAGCTTAAACTGATCATTCGCACGTTGACGCAGGCAAGGCGCCGGCAGGTGGTGAAGCTGCAAGTTTGTGCCGAGAAAAACAGGGACTACAACGTAGAGTTACAACAGGCGCTTCAAGGCACAGTATGGAATAGCGGCGGCTGTTCCAGTTACTTTATGGATAGCAATGGCCGAAACAGTAGTAACTGGCCATGGACTACTTGTGCCATGCGCAGGCGCTTTGCAGCGTTTCGCCTGAATGACTGCGAAACAAGCTAA